A region from the Enterobacter roggenkampii genome encodes:
- a CDS encoding thiamine ABC transporter permease, with product MAASLRHPLSGLVWLAMAVIYLPILPAGTMLLAPAFSLTNWQRLLNDPQLPQAAVATLVSTLIATLGALFIALLLVSLLWPGKRWRRLTTRLPWLLAIPHAAFATGALLLFAEGGLFYQVCTVCSPPFDRYGVGLGLTLAVKESAFVLWAIYAVLPEKRLAQQKIVLQTLGYGRFQTLSWLILPAIAPVLGAIMLAVLAWSLSVVDVAIVLGPGNPPTLAVLAWQWLSQGDAQQQAKGTLLCLLLLLLLAALAALGYGLWKAWVRTLADLTGTRPRSQRVLPERALSGFLPACGVLCAAVLLMLAQRDDVGPVGSSLSFGLLSSLTGLVVGLLWLEWGPQRGALWVWLPLALPALPLVTGQYAIALHLGIDGHYAAVVWSHLLWVLPWMLLVLQPAWRRIDPRLILTARTLGWRRTKIFLLLKCPLLVRPALLAFATGFSVSMAQYMPTLWLGAGRFATLTTETVALSSGGSIPILANRALGLLLVTGTVFGLAALLSRLVGRYRQGLR from the coding sequence ATGGCTGCGTCGTTACGGCACCCGCTGAGCGGGCTCGTCTGGCTGGCGATGGCTGTGATTTATCTGCCGATCCTGCCCGCCGGCACCATGCTGCTTGCCCCGGCGTTTTCGCTGACAAACTGGCAGCGGCTGCTGAACGATCCGCAGCTCCCGCAGGCGGCCGTCGCCACGCTGGTCTCAACGCTCATCGCCACGCTGGGGGCGTTGTTCATTGCTCTTCTCCTCGTCAGCCTTCTCTGGCCCGGGAAACGCTGGCGACGTCTCACAACCCGCCTGCCGTGGCTGCTGGCGATCCCCCATGCAGCGTTCGCCACCGGCGCGCTACTGCTGTTTGCCGAGGGCGGCCTGTTTTATCAGGTCTGCACCGTCTGTTCGCCGCCGTTTGACCGCTACGGCGTAGGGCTGGGGCTGACGCTCGCGGTCAAAGAGAGCGCGTTTGTCCTGTGGGCGATTTATGCCGTACTGCCGGAAAAACGGCTCGCGCAGCAGAAGATCGTCCTGCAGACGCTCGGCTACGGGCGATTTCAGACGCTGAGCTGGCTGATTCTGCCAGCTATCGCGCCCGTCCTCGGAGCAATCATGCTGGCGGTGCTGGCATGGTCGCTGTCGGTCGTGGACGTGGCGATCGTTCTCGGGCCCGGCAACCCGCCTACCCTGGCCGTGCTGGCCTGGCAGTGGTTAAGCCAGGGCGACGCGCAGCAGCAGGCAAAAGGGACGCTGCTGTGCCTGCTTCTCCTTCTGCTGCTGGCCGCGCTTGCCGCTCTGGGATACGGACTCTGGAAGGCATGGGTTCGCACACTTGCGGACCTCACCGGAACGCGTCCCCGGTCGCAGCGCGTGCTGCCTGAGCGGGCACTGAGCGGGTTTCTGCCCGCCTGCGGCGTCCTGTGCGCCGCGGTACTGCTGATGCTGGCGCAACGGGATGACGTTGGCCCGGTGGGGAGCAGCCTCTCCTTCGGTCTGCTTTCAAGCCTGACCGGCCTGGTCGTCGGGTTACTCTGGCTGGAGTGGGGCCCGCAGCGCGGCGCACTGTGGGTGTGGTTACCGCTCGCCCTTCCGGCCCTCCCGCTCGTCACCGGCCAGTATGCCATTGCGTTGCACCTGGGCATCGACGGGCACTACGCCGCCGTGGTCTGGAGCCATCTCCTGTGGGTATTGCCGTGGATGCTGCTGGTGCTGCAACCCGCCTGGCGCCGGATCGATCCCCGGCTTATTCTCACCGCCAGAACGCTCGGCTGGCGGCGGACAAAAATCTTTTTACTGCTGAAATGCCCGCTGCTGGTGCGCCCTGCGCTACTGGCCTTTGCCACCGGCTTTTCCGTCAGCATGGCGCAATATATGCCGACGCTGTGGCTGGGCGCGGGGCGTTTCGCCACGCTGACCACCGAAACCGTGGCGCTCAGCAGCGGGGGCAGCATCCCGATTCTCGCTAACCGGGCGCTGGGATTACTGCTGGTCACGGGCACGGTATTTGGTCTTGCCGCCCTGCTATCCCGGCTCGTGGGCCGCTACCGACAAGGGTTACGTTAA
- a CDS encoding TVP38/TMEM64 family protein has product MNLSKTLFLCALLGAFILAFIMLPPGTLSLEGIKTHQQALLSYVDHAPLRSALIFFAVYVAVSALSIPGAAILTLLGGTLFSLWEGTVLVSFASTLGATLAMLASRYLLRDWVQRRFARQMGTVNTGMARDGANFLFALRLMPLFPFFLVNLLMGLTRMGVFRYWWVSQLAMLPATIIFLNAGRELGKVTSLRDILSPGMLFAFTLLGLLPLVTRRLFSRYLPSAKK; this is encoded by the coding sequence GTGAACCTTTCAAAAACACTCTTCCTGTGCGCCCTTCTGGGCGCCTTTATTCTGGCGTTTATCATGCTTCCGCCGGGAACCCTCTCCCTGGAAGGGATTAAAACGCACCAGCAGGCATTACTCTCCTATGTCGACCACGCGCCGCTGCGCAGCGCGCTGATCTTCTTTGCGGTCTATGTGGCGGTCTCCGCCCTCTCGATCCCCGGCGCGGCGATCCTGACCCTGCTGGGCGGGACGTTGTTTAGCCTGTGGGAAGGCACTGTGCTGGTCTCGTTTGCCTCCACGCTTGGGGCCACGCTGGCGATGCTCGCCAGCCGCTATCTTTTGCGCGACTGGGTGCAACGGCGGTTTGCCAGGCAGATGGGTACGGTGAATACCGGCATGGCGCGCGACGGCGCGAACTTTCTTTTTGCCCTGCGCCTGATGCCGCTGTTCCCGTTTTTCCTGGTGAATTTGCTGATGGGGCTGACCCGCATGGGAGTATTTCGCTACTGGTGGGTCAGCCAGCTCGCCATGCTGCCCGCCACGATTATCTTTCTGAACGCCGGGCGCGAGCTGGGAAAAGTGACCTCGCTGCGCGATATTTTGTCGCCGGGCATGCTATTCGCCTTTACACTACTGGGGTTATTGCCGCTGGTCACCCGCCGGCTGTTTTCCCGTTATCTCCCGTCTGCTAAAAAGTGA
- a CDS encoding DNA topoisomerase III, which yields MRLFIAEKPSLARAIADVLPKPHRKGDGFIECGNGQVVTWCIGHLLEQAQPDVYDSRYARWNLNDLPIVPEKWRLQPRPSVTKQLNVIKRFLHEADEIVHAGDPDREGQLLVDEVLDYLELAPEKRQQVQRCLINDLNPQAVERAISRLRANSEFIPLCVSALARARADWLYGINMTRAYTILGRNAGYQGVLSVGRVQTPVLGLVVRRDEEIENFVAKDFFEVKAHIVTPKDERFTAVWQPSDACESYQDEEGRLLHRPLADHVVNRITGQPAIVTSYNDKRESEPAPLPFSLSALQIEAAKRFGLSAQNVLDICQKLYETHKLITYPRSDSRYLPEEHFAGRHSVMNAIGVHAPDLLPQPVVNPDTHNRCWDDKKVDAHHAIIPTARASSVNLTDNEAKVYNLIARQYLMQFCPDAVFRKCVIELEIAKGKFIAKARFLAEAGWRTLLGNKERDEENDGTPLPVVAKDDELLCEKGEVVERQTQPPRHFTDATLLSAMTGIARFVQDKDLKKILRATDGLGTEATRAGIIELLFKRGFLEKKGRYIHSTEPGRALIHSLPELAARPDMTAHWESVLTQISEKQCRYQDFMQPLVGTLYQLIDQARSTPVKTFRGMVAPGGGAKKPFKKKKSAAAS from the coding sequence ATGCGGTTGTTTATTGCCGAAAAGCCGAGCCTGGCCCGTGCCATTGCTGATGTGCTGCCCAAGCCGCATCGCAAAGGCGACGGCTTTATCGAATGCGGTAACGGGCAGGTGGTCACCTGGTGTATCGGTCACCTGCTTGAGCAGGCGCAGCCGGATGTCTATGACAGCCGCTACGCCCGCTGGAATTTAAACGATCTGCCCATCGTGCCGGAAAAATGGCGCCTGCAGCCCCGACCTTCGGTGACCAAACAGCTCAACGTGATCAAGCGCTTCCTGCATGAAGCCGATGAAATTGTGCACGCGGGTGACCCGGACAGGGAAGGACAGCTGCTGGTGGATGAGGTGCTGGACTATCTTGAACTGGCGCCGGAAAAGCGCCAGCAGGTGCAGCGCTGCCTGATCAACGACCTCAACCCGCAGGCGGTGGAGCGTGCGATCTCGCGCCTGCGCGCCAACAGCGAATTTATTCCGCTGTGCGTCTCGGCGCTGGCCCGCGCGCGCGCGGACTGGCTGTACGGTATCAACATGACCCGCGCCTACACCATCCTCGGGCGCAACGCGGGCTATCAGGGCGTGCTCTCCGTGGGGCGCGTGCAGACGCCGGTGCTGGGGCTGGTCGTGCGTCGTGATGAAGAGATTGAGAACTTCGTCGCCAAAGATTTCTTTGAAGTGAAAGCGCATATCGTCACGCCTAAAGACGAACGCTTTACCGCCGTCTGGCAGCCGAGCGATGCCTGCGAGTCATATCAGGATGAAGAGGGGCGTTTGCTGCACCGTCCGCTGGCGGATCATGTGGTTAACCGCATTACCGGACAGCCCGCTATCGTCACCAGCTATAACGATAAACGGGAATCAGAACCCGCGCCGCTGCCGTTCTCGCTGTCGGCCCTGCAGATTGAGGCCGCGAAACGCTTTGGCCTCAGCGCGCAGAACGTGCTGGATATCTGCCAGAAGCTCTATGAAACCCACAAGCTGATCACCTATCCGCGTTCGGATAGCCGCTACCTGCCGGAAGAGCATTTTGCCGGTCGTCATTCGGTGATGAACGCCATAGGCGTGCACGCGCCGGATCTGCTGCCGCAGCCGGTGGTGAACCCGGACACCCATAACCGCTGCTGGGACGACAAAAAGGTGGACGCCCACCACGCGATTATCCCGACGGCGCGCGCCAGCAGCGTCAACCTGACGGATAACGAAGCGAAGGTCTACAACCTGATCGCTCGTCAGTACCTGATGCAGTTCTGCCCGGACGCGGTGTTCCGTAAATGCGTGATCGAACTGGAAATCGCGAAAGGGAAATTCATTGCGAAAGCCCGTTTCCTCGCAGAAGCAGGCTGGCGCACGCTGCTCGGCAACAAAGAGCGTGACGAAGAGAACGACGGCACGCCGCTGCCCGTGGTGGCCAAAGACGACGAGCTGCTGTGCGAGAAAGGGGAAGTGGTGGAACGCCAGACCCAGCCGCCGCGCCATTTTACCGATGCGACGCTGCTTTCCGCGATGACCGGCATCGCCCGGTTCGTGCAGGATAAAGATCTGAAGAAGATCCTGCGCGCCACCGACGGTCTGGGCACGGAGGCGACCCGCGCGGGGATCATCGAGCTGCTCTTTAAGCGCGGTTTTCTTGAGAAAAAGGGGCGCTATATCCATTCGACCGAGCCGGGCCGCGCGCTGATTCATTCCCTGCCGGAGCTGGCCGCCAGGCCGGACATGACCGCGCACTGGGAATCGGTGCTGACGCAGATCAGCGAGAAGCAGTGCCGCTATCAGGACTTTATGCAGCCGCTGGTGGGGACGCTTTACCAGCTGATCGATCAGGCGCGCAGCACGCCCGTGAAAACGTTCAGAGGGATGGTTGCACCCGGTGGTGGAGCGAAGAAACCGTTTAAAAAGAAAAAGAGCGCGGCCGCTTCTTAA
- a CDS encoding CDP-alcohol phosphatidyltransferase family protein gives MLDRHLHPRIKPALNRLVSVLDRPGITPDGLTLAGFAIGVLALPFLALGWYPAALVAIVLNRLLDGLDGALARRRGLTDAGGFLDIALDFLFYALVPFGFALAAPVENALAAAWLLFAFIGTGSSFLAFAALAAKHDIDNPGYAHKSFYYIGGLTEGTETIALFVLCCLFPAHFTLFAWVFGALCWLTTTTRIWSGYVTLKSLNP, from the coding sequence ATGCTTGATCGCCATCTTCACCCGCGGATAAAACCGGCGCTGAATCGTCTGGTCTCCGTGCTGGACAGGCCGGGCATCACGCCCGACGGATTGACCCTGGCCGGGTTTGCCATCGGCGTGCTGGCGCTGCCGTTTCTGGCCCTCGGCTGGTATCCGGCGGCGCTGGTCGCCATCGTGCTTAACCGCCTGCTGGACGGTCTGGACGGGGCGCTGGCGCGCCGCAGAGGCCTGACCGATGCGGGGGGATTTCTCGATATCGCGCTCGACTTTCTGTTCTACGCCCTGGTGCCGTTTGGCTTTGCGCTGGCAGCACCCGTTGAGAATGCGCTGGCCGCGGCCTGGCTGCTGTTCGCGTTTATCGGGACCGGCAGCAGTTTTCTGGCGTTTGCGGCCCTGGCCGCGAAGCACGACATCGACAACCCCGGCTATGCGCACAAGTCGTTTTATTACATCGGCGGGTTAACGGAAGGGACGGAGACCATCGCGCTGTTTGTGCTGTGCTGCCTTTTTCCTGCGCACTTTACGCTCTTCGCGTGGGTATTCGGCGCGCTGTGCTGGCTGACCACCACAACGCGCATCTGGAGCGGCTACGTGACGCTGAAGTCACTTAATCCTTAG
- the gdhA gene encoding NADP-specific glutamate dehydrogenase: MDQTRSLESFLAHVQQRDPHQSEFAQAVREVMTTLWPFLEQNPRYRQMSLLERLVEPERVIQFRVTWVDDRNQVQVNRAWRVQFNSAIGPFKGGMRFHPSVNLSILKFLGFEQTFKNALTTLPMGGGKGGSDFDPKGKSEGEVMRFCQALMTELYRHLGPDTDVPAGDIGVGGREVGFMAGMMKKLSNNSACVFTGKGLSFGGSLIRPEATGYGLVYFTEAMLKRHGLGFEGMRVAVSGSGNVAQYAIEKAMQFGARVVTASDSSGTVVDEAGFTAEKLARLCEIKASRDGRVADYAREFGLTYLEGKQPWGVPVDIALPCATQNELDAEAARTLISNGVKAVAEGANMPTTIDATDLFLEAGVLFAPGKAANAGGVATSGLEMAQNAARLGWKAEKVDARLHHIMLDIHHACVEYGGEASQTNYVRGANIAGFVKVADAMIGQGVI; this comes from the coding sequence ATGGATCAGACACGCTCTCTGGAAAGTTTCCTTGCCCATGTTCAGCAGCGCGACCCGCACCAAAGCGAGTTCGCCCAGGCCGTGCGTGAAGTGATGACCACCCTGTGGCCCTTCCTTGAACAAAACCCGCGCTATCGCCAGATGTCGTTGCTCGAACGCCTGGTCGAGCCAGAGCGCGTGATCCAGTTCCGCGTGACGTGGGTGGACGATCGCAATCAGGTGCAGGTTAACCGCGCGTGGCGCGTCCAGTTTAACTCCGCCATCGGCCCGTTTAAGGGCGGCATGCGTTTCCATCCGTCCGTGAATTTGTCGATTCTGAAATTCCTCGGCTTCGAGCAGACCTTTAAAAACGCACTGACCACGCTGCCCATGGGCGGCGGAAAAGGTGGCAGCGATTTCGACCCGAAAGGCAAAAGCGAAGGTGAAGTGATGCGTTTCTGCCAGGCGCTGATGACCGAACTCTACCGTCACCTCGGCCCGGACACCGACGTGCCTGCCGGTGATATCGGCGTGGGCGGACGTGAAGTAGGCTTTATGGCCGGGATGATGAAAAAGCTCTCCAACAACAGCGCCTGCGTCTTTACCGGCAAAGGGTTGTCGTTTGGCGGGAGCCTGATCCGCCCGGAAGCGACCGGGTACGGCCTGGTTTACTTCACAGAGGCCATGCTCAAGCGTCACGGCTTAGGCTTCGAAGGCATGCGCGTAGCCGTTTCCGGCTCCGGTAACGTGGCGCAGTACGCGATTGAGAAAGCGATGCAGTTTGGCGCTCGCGTGGTGACCGCCTCTGACTCCAGCGGAACGGTGGTGGATGAAGCGGGCTTCACGGCAGAGAAGCTGGCGCGCCTGTGTGAAATCAAAGCCAGCCGCGATGGACGCGTGGCGGATTACGCCCGGGAGTTTGGCCTGACCTACCTCGAAGGTAAACAGCCGTGGGGCGTGCCGGTGGATATCGCCCTGCCGTGCGCCACGCAGAACGAGCTGGATGCTGAAGCCGCGCGCACGTTGATTAGCAACGGCGTAAAAGCGGTCGCCGAAGGGGCAAACATGCCGACCACCATCGACGCGACGGACCTGTTCCTGGAGGCAGGCGTGCTGTTTGCACCGGGCAAGGCCGCCAACGCGGGCGGCGTGGCAACCTCCGGCCTCGAAATGGCGCAAAACGCCGCGCGTCTCGGCTGGAAGGCGGAGAAAGTGGATGCGCGCCTGCACCATATCATGCTGGATATTCACCACGCCTGCGTGGAGTACGGCGGTGAAGCATCGCAAACCAACTACGTGCGTGGGGCGAATATCGCCGGGTTCGTGAAGGTGGCGGATGCGATGATTGGGCAGGGTGTGATTTAA
- a CDS encoding ATP-binding cassette domain-containing protein: protein MLKVKSLTIEPLFREVSFCVPRGEIVTLMGPSGSGKSTLFAWMVGALSDDFQSRGELWLDARRCDALPVESRGLGILFQDALLFDQFSVGQNLLLALPERIAGRARREAVAQALDSAGLSGHYASDPATLSGGERARVSLLRALLAEPQALLLDEPFSRLDKALRATFRAWVFDAVRARNIPAVLVTHDEDDIPPGGELIEISRWQ, encoded by the coding sequence ATGCTGAAGGTAAAAAGTCTCACCATCGAACCGCTTTTCCGCGAGGTCAGTTTTTGCGTGCCCCGCGGGGAGATCGTCACTCTGATGGGGCCGTCCGGCAGCGGAAAGTCGACCCTTTTTGCCTGGATGGTCGGCGCGCTGTCAGACGATTTCCAGTCGCGGGGCGAACTGTGGCTCGACGCGCGTCGCTGCGACGCGCTTCCCGTGGAGTCCCGCGGGCTGGGTATTCTCTTTCAGGATGCGCTGCTGTTCGACCAGTTCAGCGTCGGGCAAAATTTGCTGCTGGCGCTGCCCGAGCGCATCGCCGGGCGCGCGCGTCGGGAGGCGGTCGCGCAGGCGCTGGATTCCGCCGGGCTGAGCGGCCATTACGCCAGCGATCCGGCCACCCTCTCCGGCGGGGAGCGTGCCCGGGTCAGCCTGCTGCGGGCCCTGCTCGCGGAGCCGCAGGCGCTGCTGCTGGATGAACCGTTCAGCCGCCTCGATAAAGCGTTACGGGCCACGTTTCGGGCATGGGTATTTGACGCCGTCCGCGCGCGCAATATTCCGGCGGTGCTGGTCACGCACGATGAGGACGATATTCCACCCGGCGGCGAGCTGATTGAGATTTCTCGCTGGCAATAA
- a CDS encoding sulfurtransferase — MKRVSQLTALALLCGLASFSSLAADMPNAITLSQLQAQHGTPVDTRASAFYNGWPQTLSGPSGHEPAALNLAAAWLSAMSDEQIVLWAKQHQLTPATTIALYGDENDNQAVKARLEKAGYRHVSLLSDALQTPERLQRLPHFEQLVYPQWIHRLQQGKPVAAAPAGDWKVIEAAWGAPKFYLLNHIPGAGYIDTNEVESEPLWNKVSDDKLRAMLAKHGIRHDTTVILYGRDVYAAARVAQIMLYAGVKDVRILDGGWKVWSDAGLPVERGTPGKVTPAPDFGAPIPGQPQLMVDMEQARGMLHRQDASLVSIRSWPEFIGETSGYSYIKPKGEIAGARWGHAGSDATHMEDFHNPDGTMRSADDIAAQWKRWNILPEQHVAFYCGTGWRASETFMYARAMGWKNIAVYDGGWYEWSSHPQNPVTTGERGPESAR; from the coding sequence ATGAAACGTGTTTCTCAACTGACCGCGCTGGCCCTGCTCTGCGGCCTCGCCTCTTTTTCCTCGCTGGCGGCTGATATGCCCAACGCCATCACGCTGTCTCAGCTTCAGGCACAGCACGGCACGCCTGTCGACACACGCGCCAGCGCCTTCTATAACGGCTGGCCGCAGACGCTTAGCGGCCCCTCCGGGCATGAACCCGCCGCGCTCAACCTTGCTGCCGCCTGGCTCAGCGCCATGAGCGACGAGCAGATTGTGCTGTGGGCAAAACAGCATCAGCTTACCCCTGCGACGACCATCGCCCTGTACGGCGACGAGAACGATAACCAGGCGGTGAAAGCCCGCCTGGAGAAAGCCGGGTACCGCCACGTTTCGCTGCTCAGCGATGCTCTGCAGACGCCCGAGCGCCTTCAGCGTCTGCCTCACTTTGAACAGCTGGTTTACCCGCAGTGGATCCACCGGCTCCAGCAGGGTAAACCCGTGGCTGCCGCACCGGCGGGCGACTGGAAAGTGATTGAGGCCGCCTGGGGTGCACCGAAGTTTTACCTGCTGAACCACATTCCCGGCGCGGGCTATATCGACACCAACGAGGTGGAAAGCGAACCGCTGTGGAATAAAGTCTCCGACGACAAGCTGAGAGCGATGCTGGCGAAGCACGGGATCCGTCACGATACTACCGTCATTTTGTATGGCCGCGACGTCTACGCCGCCGCGCGCGTGGCGCAGATTATGCTGTATGCGGGCGTGAAGGATGTGCGTATTCTCGACGGCGGCTGGAAGGTGTGGTCAGATGCAGGCCTGCCGGTTGAGCGTGGTACGCCCGGTAAAGTGACGCCCGCCCCCGATTTCGGCGCGCCGATCCCCGGTCAGCCGCAGCTGATGGTGGATATGGAACAGGCGCGCGGCATGCTGCACCGTCAGGATGCCTCTCTGGTCAGCATACGCTCGTGGCCGGAGTTCATCGGCGAAACCAGCGGCTACAGCTACATCAAGCCAAAAGGTGAAATTGCCGGTGCCCGCTGGGGTCACGCGGGCAGCGATGCCACCCACATGGAGGATTTCCATAACCCGGATGGCACCATGCGCAGCGCTGACGACATCGCCGCCCAGTGGAAGCGCTGGAATATTCTGCCGGAACAGCACGTCGCGTTTTACTGCGGCACCGGCTGGCGGGCGTCTGAAACCTTTATGTACGCCCGGGCGATGGGCTGGAAGAATATCGCCGTCTATGACGGCGGCTGGTACGAATGGAGCAGTCATCCGCAGAACCCGGTGACGACCGGTGAGCGCGGGCCTGAAAGCGCGCGCTAA
- a CDS encoding carboxymuconolactone decarboxylase family protein produces MKETTAWVAPIESLPASLKPIAVMQKKHFGAVLNPTRWWGRMPRLFWLVALFVGFLERRRARLTPVLRSLLMTRVSQLCHCAFCIDANSLRLAERCGALEKVQAVSDWQGSALFTEQERAALAYAEAVTATPPRADEAIRTALKRHFTDDAITEMTALIAFQNLSARFNAALDIPAQGLCATFNETPHA; encoded by the coding sequence GTGAAAGAGACTACCGCCTGGGTTGCCCCTATCGAATCCCTTCCCGCCAGCCTTAAACCCATTGCCGTGATGCAGAAAAAGCATTTTGGCGCCGTGCTGAATCCCACGCGCTGGTGGGGGCGCATGCCGCGTCTGTTCTGGCTGGTCGCGCTGTTCGTCGGTTTTCTGGAGCGTCGTCGCGCGCGCCTGACGCCCGTTCTTCGTTCGCTGCTCATGACGCGGGTGTCCCAGCTCTGCCACTGCGCTTTCTGTATTGATGCCAACAGCCTGCGGCTGGCCGAGCGCTGCGGAGCGCTGGAAAAGGTGCAGGCCGTGAGCGACTGGCAGGGTTCCGCCTTGTTCACGGAGCAGGAGCGCGCGGCGCTGGCCTACGCCGAGGCGGTGACCGCCACGCCGCCCCGGGCGGATGAGGCCATCAGAACGGCGCTGAAGCGCCACTTTACGGATGACGCCATCACCGAGATGACGGCGCTCATTGCCTTTCAGAATCTCTCTGCCCGCTTTAACGCCGCGCTGGATATTCCGGCGCAGGGGCTATGCGCCACCTTTAACGAGACGCCCCATGCTTGA
- a CDS encoding YnjH family protein yields the protein MNRYVLTALCLIFTAGAQADRIRPDVEVNVPPEVFSSSGQRAQPCNQCCIYQDQNYSEGAVVKAEGVLLQCQRDERAISTNPLVWRRVKQ from the coding sequence ATGAACCGTTATGTACTTACCGCGTTATGTTTGATCTTTACCGCAGGCGCGCAGGCTGACCGCATTCGCCCGGACGTGGAAGTGAATGTGCCGCCAGAAGTGTTTAGCTCCAGCGGCCAGCGCGCGCAGCCGTGTAACCAGTGCTGCATCTACCAGGATCAAAACTATTCTGAAGGGGCCGTCGTGAAGGCGGAGGGCGTGCTGTTGCAGTGCCAGCGCGACGAGCGCGCCATCAGCACGAACCCGCTGGTCTGGCGTCGCGTAAAACAATAA
- a CDS encoding pyrimidine (deoxy)nucleoside triphosphate diphosphatase produces the protein MLKTLDVVAAIIEKDDKILLAQRPAHADQPGMWEFAGGKVEAGETQPEALIRELREELGIEARPAQYVASHQREVSQRLINLHAWHVPAFSGALTAHYHSALAWCTPEEAFGYALAPADIPLLEAFIVLRDARPAGSC, from the coding sequence ATGCTGAAAACACTCGATGTCGTTGCCGCCATCATCGAAAAAGACGACAAAATTTTACTGGCGCAGCGCCCTGCCCATGCCGACCAGCCTGGCATGTGGGAATTTGCAGGCGGCAAAGTCGAGGCGGGTGAAACCCAGCCCGAGGCGCTTATCCGCGAGCTGCGTGAAGAGTTGGGTATTGAAGCGCGGCCTGCGCAATACGTGGCAAGCCACCAGCGCGAGGTCTCGCAGCGCTTAATCAACCTGCACGCCTGGCACGTTCCTGCGTTTAGCGGTGCGCTCACGGCGCACTACCACAGCGCGCTGGCGTGGTGTACGCCGGAAGAGGCGTTTGGCTACGCCTTAGCCCCCGCGGATATTCCTCTGCTGGAGGCGTTTATTGTTTTACGCGACGCCAGACCAGCGGGTTCGTGCTGA
- a CDS encoding ABC transporter substrate-binding protein — translation MRFCAFLTGLLLAAPLYAADGWQAIQQQAKGQTVWFNAWGGDPAVNRYLEWVSGEMQTHYAITLKIVPLADAADAVKRIQTEAAAGRKTNGSVDLLWVNGENFRTLKEANLLETGWAQTLPNWRYVDTRKPVTEDFAIPTDGAESPWGGAQLTFIARKASMPTPPVDPQALLAYAQQHPGKISYPRPPDFTGTAFLEQLLMTLTAHPEALQKAPDSTFAEVTAPLWDYLDTLHPLLWREGKDFPPSPARMDALLASGSLNLSLTFNPAHAQQKVASGELPADSYSFGFQGGMLGNVHFVAIPANASASAGAKMVANFLLSPQAQIRKADPAIWGDPSVLDAKTLPEEEARQLLAHTPQGLPKVLAEPQSAWVNALEQEWLRRYGTR, via the coding sequence GTGCGTTTTTGCGCGTTTCTGACCGGGCTGCTGCTGGCGGCCCCTCTGTATGCCGCCGACGGCTGGCAGGCCATTCAGCAACAGGCCAAAGGCCAGACCGTCTGGTTTAACGCCTGGGGCGGCGATCCGGCGGTCAACCGCTATCTGGAGTGGGTCAGCGGCGAGATGCAAACGCACTATGCCATTACCCTTAAAATTGTCCCGCTGGCGGATGCTGCCGACGCGGTAAAACGTATTCAGACCGAAGCCGCCGCGGGGCGTAAGACCAACGGCTCCGTCGACCTGCTGTGGGTTAACGGCGAGAACTTCCGCACGCTGAAAGAGGCAAACCTGCTGGAGACCGGATGGGCGCAGACGTTGCCCAACTGGCGCTATGTTGATACCCGCAAACCGGTTACGGAGGATTTTGCTATCCCCACAGACGGCGCGGAATCGCCGTGGGGCGGCGCGCAGCTGACCTTTATCGCCCGCAAAGCCAGCATGCCGACGCCGCCTGTGGATCCTCAGGCGCTGCTGGCTTACGCGCAGCAGCATCCGGGCAAGATCAGCTATCCTCGCCCGCCCGATTTTACCGGCACGGCATTTCTTGAGCAGCTGCTGATGACGCTAACCGCTCACCCGGAGGCGCTGCAAAAGGCCCCCGATAGCACCTTTGCCGAGGTCACGGCCCCGCTCTGGGATTATCTGGACACGCTCCACCCGCTGCTGTGGCGCGAAGGGAAAGATTTTCCCCCTTCTCCTGCACGGATGGATGCCCTGCTTGCCAGCGGCAGCCTGAATCTGTCGCTGACCTTTAACCCGGCCCATGCGCAGCAGAAAGTGGCGAGCGGCGAACTGCCCGCCGACAGCTATAGCTTTGGTTTTCAGGGCGGGATGCTCGGCAACGTCCATTTTGTGGCGATTCCGGCCAACGCCAGCGCGAGCGCGGGGGCGAAAATGGTCGCCAATTTCCTGCTGTCGCCGCAGGCGCAGATCCGCAAAGCTGACCCGGCCATCTGGGGCGATCCGAGCGTGCTGGATGCGAAAACGCTGCCCGAAGAAGAAGCCAGACAGCTGCTGGCCCACACGCCTCAGGGGCTGCCGAAGGTGCTTGCCGAGCCGCAGTCCGCCTGGGTGAACGCGCTGGAGCAGGAATGGCTGCGTCGTTACGGCACCCGCTGA